The Kluyveromyces lactis strain NRRL Y-1140 chromosome B complete sequence genome contains a region encoding:
- the SFP1 gene encoding zinc-coordinating transcription factor SFP1 (similar to uniprot|P32432 Saccharomyces cerevisiae YLR403W SFP1 Transcription factor that integrates information from nutrient- and stress-responsive signaling pathways to help control ribosomal protein gene expression inhibits nuclear protein localization when present in multiple copies): METTATTTAPASNTTGSGPGIFISESMVDNSGSAGSNGNTHQMAKLRRDSIAHSQGIGGVSWGSLTISSWLRDEVMIHAQSYGKDHGSLSINGHINVNGNSSGHGRAYPINVQNSNDFLGKHGNGNVGGGKSPLDLTKFASPPGSSGAYLPNLEKQYCKDYSCCGQLLPSLHDLLRHYEEAHIATSPGSHSNGLPSHHNNHGHVHHPMNPNMVGVNMNFNLQSAAHASSNNGNHHSQSNNTSSAAMSNANSSHSNSHLHSHLNQHASGSLASNNMHGQLRSGPDHHNHAMQQEHLSSNGVNYQQRKAILSQQRMQQQHQSNNNTNNINDNNNNNGNNNNTINGSQHPRKSDHRLLQSGSGLTGSGQSQSKVPRGSQINTSSSSSNLTSLSQSGQSSASTNQLHLNGGFVDAVSTNEVFLQSKHSQPSSSRNVSNFNSYSTKSHQTMVQPASKRSLPLGSGLDLDYMEAGVISGLNDSSLGGVMGFGSIDPLSHNVPLTNTNQLGLSKKSKKLTNSHMKMKGIGRQDSDSGLLGDHESGVVIGEDDDDDDEVVDEDEDDEDDHDDEDNVLSSRKQQGYIDDPARRLYVMDHEEHKPFKCPVIGCDKTYKNQNGLKYHKLHGHQNQKLHENPDGTFSIIDPESNEPYPDGMGMENDKPYRCEVCGKRYKNLNGLKYHRGHSTH, translated from the coding sequence ATGGAAACGACTGCTACAACAACTGCTCCGGCCAGTAATACTACTGGTTCAGGACCAGGGATATTTATTAGTGAGAGTATGGTGGATAACAGTGGAAGTGCGGGTTCTAATGGGAATACGCATCAGATGGCTAAGTTAAGAAGAGACTCTATTGCTCATTCTCAGGGAATAGGTGGTGTTTCATGGGGGTCGCTTACGATCAGTTCGTGGCTACGAGATGAAGTTATGATCCATGCTCAGTCGTACGGAAAGGATCATGGATCTCTTTCTATAAATGGCCACATCAACGTTAATGGGAACAGCAGCGGCCATGGTAGAGCATATCCGATCAACGTACAAAATTCGAATGACTTCTTGGGAAAACATGGTAATGGGAATGTTGGTGGTGGTAAGAGCCCCTTGGACCTTACAAAATTTGCCTCTCCTCCTGGTTCATCAGGTGCTTATTTGCCCAATCTTGAGAAACAATACTGCAAGGATTATAGCTGCTGTGGCCAACTGCTTCCTAGTTTGCACGACCTCTTAAGGCATTATGAAGAAGCTCATATTGCCACTTCTCCAGGAAGCCATAGCAACGGTCTCCCCTCTCACCATAACAACCATGGCCATGTTCATCACCCTATGAACCCAAATATGGTCGGAGTCAATATGAACTTCAATCTGCAATCAGCTGCTCATGCCTCTTCAAATAACGGTAACCATCATTCTCAATCTAATAACACCAGCTCTGCAGCCATGTCAAACGCAAATTCCAGCCATTCTAATTCGCATTTGCATTCTCATCTAAATCAGCACGCCAGTGGTTCGCTAGCGTCAAATAACATGCATGGCCAACTGAGAAGTGGACCAGACCATCATAATCATGCCATGCAACAGGAACATCTGTCTTCTAACGGTGTAAATTATCAGCAGCGGAAGGCTATATTATCGCAGCAACGGATGCAGCAGCAACATCaaagtaataataataccaataacattaatgataacaataacaataacggcaacaataacaacacTATAAACGGGTCTCAGCACCCAAGAAAGTCTGATCACCGTCTACTTCAATCGGGAAGTGGTTTAACTGGATCTGGTCAATCTCAAAGCAAAGTACCGCGGGGCTCACAGATTAATACCTCGTCATCCAGTTCAAACCTGACTTCTTTGTCTCAGTCTGGCCAATCATCCGCTTCCACTAATCAACTGCATTTGAATGGGGGTTTCGTGGATGCAGTTTCGACAAATGAAGTGTTTCTACAATCGAAACATTCCCAGCCATCATCATCTAGAAATGTTTCTAATTTCAACTCATACTCTACGAAATCTCATCAAACAATGGTCCAGCCAGCTAGCAAGCGGTCTTTACCTTTGGGATCTGGTTTGGATCTTGATTACATGGAAGCGGGGGTTATTTCTGGATTAAACGATAGTTCTCTTGGAGGGGTCATGGGCTTTGGTTCGATTGATCCTCTTTCGCACAACGTCCCGCTAACAAATACTAATCAACTAGGACTCTCAAAAAAATCCAAGAAGTTGACTAATTCCCACATGAAAATGAAGGGTATTGGAAGGCAGGATAGTGACTCAGGTTTGCTTGGAGATCATGAATCCGGGGTAGTTATtggtgaagatgatgatgatgacgatgaagttgtcgatgaagatgaagatgatgaagatgatcatgatgatgaagataacGTTTTGTCCAGTAGAAAACAACAGGGTTACATTGATGATCCAGCTAGAAGACTTTACGTGATGGATCACGAGGAGCATAAACCGTTCAAATGTCCAGTGATAGGATGTGACAAGACGtacaagaatcaaaatgGTTTGAAGTATCACAAACTGCATGGTCATCAGAACCAAAAATTACATGAAAACCCAGATGGCACTTTCAGCATAATAGATCCAGAATCTAATGAACCTTATCCTGATGGAATGGGTATGGAAAATGACAAACCTTACCGCTGTGAAGTCTGTGGAAAGAGATATAAGAATTTGAATGGTCTTAAATATCATAGAGGGCATAGCACACATTGA
- the BRE1 gene encoding E3 ubiquitin-protein ligase BRE1 (similar to uniprot|Q07457 Saccharomyces cerevisiae YDL074C BRE1 E3 ubiquitin ligase for Rad6p required for the ubiquitination of histone H2B recruitment of Rad6p to promoter chromatin and subsequent methylation of histone H3 (on L4 and L79) contains RING finger domain), whose protein sequence is MNDHFVKRPKLELSDPSEPLTQKDVIAFQKEALFRCLNKWRVKANQLVEENEVLAAGLSKTTESVSGCCSSIVVLARSVVEDCSDEQDKRFLQQLINTEDEHTLTQIISNNSARICELILKTSGSNISDNIGRLQELESLTLTLQKLLKSSENKLKKATEYYENIIAQYDRQDSESVSRVFNTADDDSNVKKEKQSSTGASSVNDESNDNSDKSQSNKESAVSQAHHEIEINDLNTQISVLEATVKELTEWKNQNERELSELRQTVASNKSALSNNQLQSNSQHQPDASVTNEKISSLTKQNEQLQQINEGYLTKFQQLSADREIFNNKLTSEFNLAQETLKKHNASLEKDLVRIRTIRDELLAKVSLLEAQKTKSEMLEDLEKSLNIQQEQLQKFESRSSENASQDALMKELQDLEKAFREVSHLSNKKYAAYLNQESVLSKLTVEKTKASEKYFAAMRSKDAIMIENKNLSKNLNKSNELIVQLKDLEKTLQQKIVNVHMQLSLSQENEKRVKESNKETSMKIVELTSENNKLKKSTERLESETRNLIGTKTELESKIKDKDIENKQLKIKVSSAEAKSKKLYKTLLSNGGDNGALAEELENFRTIIYCSLCSKNWKNTALKTCGHVFCDVCCKERLAARMRKCPTCNKPFSSNDLLSIHL, encoded by the coding sequence ATGAATGACCATTTTGTTAAGCGGCCAAAGCTAGAGCTTTCCGATCCTTCTGAGCCGTTAACGCAGAAGGATGTAATAGCGTTCCAAAAAGAGGCATTGTTCAGATGTTTGAATAAGTGGAGAGTCAAAGCTAACCAGCTTGTAGAAGAGAATGAGGTTTTAGCGGCTGGGCTTTCGAAGACCACCGAGTCGGTTTCTGGATGCTGTTCATCTATAGTCGTATTGGCTAGATCTGTGGTTGAGGACTGCAGCGATGAGCAGGACAAACGCTTTTTACAACAACTCATCAATACTGAGGATGAGCATACCCTTACACAGATAATCAGCAATAACAGTGCTAGGATATGCGAACTAATACTGAAGACCAGTGGATCTAACATCTCTGATAACATCGGTAGACTACAGGAGCTAGAATCGCTCACTTTGACTTTACAGAAGCTGTTGAAATCCTCTGAAAATAAGCTGAAGAAGGCTACCGAATATTATGAGAATATAATTGCTCAGTATGATAGACAGGACAGTGAAAGTGTTTCTCGTGTGTTTAACACtgctgatgatgatagcaatgtaaagaaagagaagcaATCTTCGACTGGCGCAAGCTCTGTGAATGACGAGTCAAATGATAACTCAGACAAATCCCAATCTAATAAAGAAAGTGCAGTATCTCAGGCTCACCacgaaattgaaataaatgaCTTGAATACTCAAATCTCCGTCTTGGAGGCTACGGTAAAGGAATTAACGGAAtggaaaaatcaaaatgaaagaGAACTTTCGGAACTACGACAAACAGTAGCATCTAATAAATCAGCGCTTTCTAACAACCAACTTCAATCTAATTCGCAACATCAACCAGATGCTTCAGTTACTAATGAAAAAATCAGTTCCTTAACTAAACAGAATGAACAGTTACAACAGATTAATGAAGGCTACTTAACCAAGTTTCAACAACTATCCGCGGATAGagaaatattcaacaataaaCTTACCTCAGAGTTTAATTTAGCACAGGAGACCCTTAAAAAGCACAATGCTTCTCTAGAGAAAGATTTAGTTAGGATCAGAACAATTCGTGATGAATTATTGGCCAAAGTTTCTCTTTTGGAGGCACAAAAGACCAAATCTGAGATGTTAGAGGATTTAGAAAAGTCATTGAATAtccaacaagaacaacTACAAAAGTTTGAATCCAGAAGTTCAGAAAATGCGTCCCAAGATGcattaatgaaagaattacaGGATCTCGAAAAGGCCTTCAGAGAGGTGTCacatctttcaaacaaaaagtaTGCTGCATACCTGAACCAAGAATCTGTTTTAAGTAAATTGACAGTTGAAAAGACAAAGGCCAGCGAAAAATATTTTGCTGCAATGAGATCCAAAGATGCTATAATGatagaaaacaaaaatctttctaaaaatttgaacaaatcaaaCGAGCTCATCGTTCAATTGAAGGACCTTGAAAAGACGTTACAACAGAAGATCGTAAACGTTCACATGCAGTTGAGCCTATCCCAAGAGAATGAGAAGAGGGTCAAAGAATCTAACAAAGAAACTTCAATGAAGATAGTGGAATTGACATCTGAGAAtaataaattgaaaaaatcaaCAGAACGTCTTGAATCAGAAACCAGAAATCTAATCGGAACTAAGACTGAGCTCGAATCTAAAATCAAGGACAAAGATATCGAAAACAAGCAGCTGAAGATCAAGGTTTCCAGTGCTGAAGCCAagtcaaagaaattataCAAGACATTACTCTCTAATGGTGGTGACAATGGTGCTCTAGCCGAAGAGTTAGAGAATTTCCGTACTATAATCTACTGTTCATTatgttccaaaaattggaagaatacTGCCCTCAAGACTTGCGGTCATGTGTTTTGCGATGTTTGCTGCAAAGAAAGATTAGCTGCTAGGATGAGAAAATGTCCTACATGTAACAAACCTTTCTCATCTAACGATTTACTATCCATACATTTATGA
- the SEI1 gene encoding seipin (weakly similar to uniprot|Q06058 Saccharomyces cerevisiae YLR404W) yields MKINVSIPLQAARWFSYLLILICIEIIFILPLSNLLWIDFINRLIPNNRMHVIPLSNMANSWTVPFDLRVIANVTSTKENEIRSDIPLDVTLNLGIYCTSHRPIEAVTLSIDDNPRKLPLVCFDNLNFLSSRFNGFDSVSKTVKKDVINDFKFGFPVNPDNKRIRIDLKDYTEDYLLSYINVQFSVKYTGFRKFLLSWRRTCHLLGTLLFASLISSCFLLSFTGVFSYIVMA; encoded by the coding sequence ATGAAGATAAACGTATCCATTCCACTTCAGGCAGCAAGATGGTTTTCTTATTTGCTTATACTTATATGCATTGAGATTATCTTCATTTTACCATTATCGAATCTTTTATGGATAGATTTTATCAATAGGTTGATTCCAAACAACAGAATGCATGTTATACCTTTGAGCAACATGGCTAATTCTTGGACAGTTCCATTTGATTTGCGGGTCATTGCCAATGTTACATCAACTAAAGAGAATGAAATACGATCAGACATACCTTTAGATGTTACCTTAAATTTGGGGATTTATTGTACTTCTCACCGACCAATTGAGGCCGTGACTTTATCAATAGATGACAATCCCAGAAAGTTACCTCTTGTATGTTTTGATAACTTGAATTTTCTCTCTTCAAGATTCAATGGGTTCGATTCAGTGTCAAAAACTGTCAAGAAAGATGTCATCAATGACTTTAAGTTTGGATTTCCTGTAAATCCTGATAACAAGAGGATCAGGATAGATTTAAAGGACTATACTGAGGACTACCTTTTAAGTTACATCAATGTCCAATTTTCAGTGAAATATACCGGATTCCGAAAGTTTTTACTAAGCTGGAGAAGAACTTGTCATCTATTGGGCACTTTATTATTTGCTAGTTTGATTTCTAGTTGCTTCCTATTATCTTTTACTGGTGTCTTCAGCTATATTGTAATGGCATAA
- the DUS3 gene encoding tRNA dihydrouridine synthase DUS3 (similar to uniprot|Q06053 Saccharomyces cerevisiae YLR401C DUS3 Dihydrouridine synthase member of a widespread family of conserved proteins including Smm1p Dus1p and Dus4p contains a consensus oleate response element (ORE) in its promoter region) codes for MDPSQPQVKRPASSDEQPSAKKTDTATSKGIAHLKPEFILFNDQNGSSRPMAGEYNDEEESTSSRLESQPANQIKGKKQNSKKKRGQNKNRDNRQVREQHALCSKFVTNVDATCSFDTKCRYVHDVREYLSKKAPEIKTEFFPICPVWQSLGHCPMGYKCCFLSSHCNMETLELKDLYEVDERKKLYEANHEINHIDGERKYDLIKRRFSFTKSDYILEIIDAMQQENRDLMNTSKGSETTTDANAGEDANDEKVSFQATEKQNQLTEKRERQRELYLKYHDTRFFAQEKRKLDLHHKKIVSPLTTVGNLPYRRLMRKLGADVTYSEMALAVPLIQGTNSEWALPKAHCSEFPGFGVQIACSKTWQAAKAAEALAANVTGVSEINLNSGCPIDLLYRQGSGSALLDNPARMIRCLNGMNYVSNDIPVTVKIRTGTREGHPIALSITKRLVLETDVAAITLHGRTRQQRYTKSADWDYVGEVANAVRTYEAERQENKNLRDGQKIQFVGNGDCNNWEDWYKHLENKNMDSVMVARGALIKPWIFEEVDAQQYMDKSSKERLEILKDYCKFAMDHWGTDQYGISQCRRFFCEFMSFFHRYVPMGICERYPVLLNERPPNWKGRDDLETLLGSTDSNDWLKLSEMFFGKVNDEFVFTPKHKSNSFATN; via the coding sequence ATGGATCCAAGTCAACCACAGGTCAAGAGACCAGCTAGTTCAGATGAACAGCCGTCGGCTAAGAAAACGGATACTGCCACTTCCAAAGGTATCGCTCATTTGAAACCAGAATTtatcttgttcaatgaTCAAAATGGTAGTTCCAGGCCTATGGCAGGCGAGTATAACGACGAAGAAGAGTCCACGTCTTCTCGTCTTGAATCTCAACCGgcaaatcaaataaagggtaagaaacaaaacagtaagaagaaaagaggtCAAAACAAGAACCGTGATAACAGACAAGTGAGAGAACAGCACGCTCTTTGTTCGAAATTTGTCACTAACGTCGATGCTACCTGTTCTTTTGATACTAAGTGTAGGTACGTGCATGATGTGAGAGAGTACTTGTCTAAGAAAGCCCCTGAGATTAAAACCGAGTTTTTCCCCATATGTCCAGTTTGGCAATCTTTGGGACATTGTCCCATGGGTTACAAATGTTGTTTCCTTTCCTCGCATTGTAATATGGAGACTCTGGAATTAAAAGATCTGTACGAGGTGGATGAGAGGAAAAAGCTTTATGAGGCTAACCATGAGATCAATCACATAGACGGTGAAAGGAAGTATGATCTAATTAAGAGAAGATTCTCATTCACGAAGAGCGATTATATATTAGAGATTATTGATGCCATGCAACAAGAGAATAGAGATTTAATGAACACTTCAAAGGGTTCTGAAACAACTACAGATGCTAATGCTGGTGAAGACGCTAATGATGAAAAGGTCTCATTTCAAGCAACTgaaaaacaaaaccaaCTAACGgagaaaagagaaagacaACGTGAACtgtatttgaaatatcacGATACCAGGTTTTTCGCACAGGAGAAGAGAAAGCTAGATTTGCATCATAAGAAGATCGTCTCTCCCTTGACTACCGTCGGTAACTTGCCTTACCGTCGTCTAATGCGGAAATTAGGAGCAGACGTGACTTATTCTGAAATGGCTTTGGCTGTTCCCTTGATTCAAGGTACAAATTCAGAATGGGCACTACCGAAGGCCCATTGCTCAGAGTTTCCTGGGTTTGGTGTTCAAATTGCATGTTCAAAAACTTGGCAAGCTGCAAAGGCTGCAGAAGCACTTGCTGCTAACGTCACTGGAGTTAGCGAAATAAATCTAAACAGTGGTTGCCCGATTGATCTTTTATACAGACAAGGTAGCGGAAGCGCATTACTAGATAATCCTGCCAGAATGATCCGTTGTTTGAATGGTATGAACTATGTTTCGAACGACATACCTGTCACCGTGAAGATCCGTACTGGTACTAGAGAAGGCCATCCAATTGCATTATCTATCACTAAGAGATTAGTGCTTGAAACGGACGTTGCAGCTATCACTTTGCATGGTAGAACCAGACAACAAAGATACACTAAATCTGCCGATTGGGACTATGTCGGAGAGGTAGCTAATGCGGTAAGGACATACGAAGCAGAAAGACAAGAGAACAAGAATCTAAGAGATGGCCAGAAGATTCAATTTGTTGGTAACGGTGATTGTAACAACTGGGAAGATTGGTACAAACatcttgaaaataaaaacatgGATAGTGTGATGGTTGCTCGTGGTGCACTAATTAAGCCATGGATCTTCGAAGAAGTCGATGCCCAGCAATACATGGATAAAAGTTCTAAGGAAAGATTggaaattttgaaagacTATTGTAAATTTGCAATGGATCATTGGGGTACTGACCAGTATGGTATCTCTCAATGTCGTAGATTCTTCTGTGAATTTATGTCATTCTTCCACAGATATGTTCCAATGGGTATTTGTGAAAGATACCCCGTTCTACTAAACGAAAGACCACCAAATTGGAAAGGCCGTGATGATCTAGAAACATTGTTAGGCTCCACTGACTCTAACGACTGGCTCAAATTATCCGAAATGTTCTTTGGTAAAGTGAACGATGAATTCGTTTTCACTCCAAAACATAAAAGTAATTCATTTGCAACTAACTAA
- the AHK1 gene encoding Ahk1p (weakly similar to uniprot|Q07454 Saccharomyces cerevisiae YDL073W), with protein MDTGRQDMHLLNSLNKFINLTASSGSIGHGPDHGLSVSQLKVVTNFLRLNLLSLLRKLEPLIEVSSEEELRNRPKQDVLTQWWLTLLNFLNSDLISETTNTPLTIDAISVSLECISRIITLTALTTTSTDKDREIYSYHLLLTVRWVTNRLVLNSRKRADLLEVRNTAAQMANTNTESTILQFLKRYTALLTPLIGKIIAFALCYLNDELHYDFEVVKFISRGRFDIKNIEGVSLLPCRSKQFAILDEGVPQSKYTQDIIEEFGNTEYGDVMTQETKKAFPIMISYLQNPQVLTTFLFHYWYIILNIHHESGLKKLEPENFPGCPIISHICSNSLKADLERLSRFIKIQDKQDKHEAALLKNATTSNPNQINVGREKIINFIFTKFQVVRIIECIRSLIGFFHNTSMDKSLLISFFSYQEKQFLNASSVISAYDSWMANIIFNIIFQFYTFHFDTLPKFIEVMSWNDWTDGIFGTLKTFNVDSQLVGLLCLFNVWSVIPVTHRKRVVTTIIDELWNLLSVDTDFHIISILFHKLLVFKILPDKDLSTDQIHAIKHKFYAINKEVWQIINVLNCDYTELVDEKTVLFFHTNNRLILERQEPLYEEDLLLVSQCMHAEANNKNVNNTALFNNMSRMTNIRPGVVIHRGKYPFDVSDELVSRAAIMIAQKNKNKRENGSIRNDSSSSTSSLHSNDTAESENLKQESGPKFGFGALLSSFSKSKPELPPKPSSASKRRDSVASGSTTDTFDTQEMISMYSTVSSVASTSSRSESSEDLLYKLSQQSRSHIINNSDTETTKKRKLMAPPESKFSKDIVQKQPIRYVFKTVTVNSQAIQRKNLLDKIQDFNKKWGVKSTKPYDKPLPNPFGIANDTLLDGFDFDSLAPTIEELQQLNLVEDSVTKVYDNEISKEKENTIPQIELNQLFEGDTFTGSSDIMDEKIINQQDYNPVTAVERMKLITRLTKLIKVIYTFNLTMKEFVEFEKVNGNNLIYMELDPGFYQNHSLNKGLLAISNYK; from the coding sequence ATGGATACTGGCAGGCAAGATATGCatcttttgaattctttgaataaattcattAACCTCACAGCCTCTTCGGGTTCTATTGGTCACGGACCTGACCATGGGTTGTCTGTGTCACAATTGAAAGTGGTGACGAATTTCCTCCGATTGAATTTATTATCGCTATTACGTAAACTGGAACCACTTATTGAAGTATCctcagaagaagaactacGTAACAGGCCTAAACAAGATGTACTGACTCAGTGGTGGTTAACTTTACTCAATTTCTTAAACTCAGATCTTATATCAGAAACCACTAATACGCCTCTTACAATAGATGCAATCTCAGTTTCACTCGAATGTATCAGCAGAATTATTACACTTACTGCACTAACCACTACCTCCACTGACAAAGACCGTGAAATTTATTCGTACCACTTACTTTTAACTGTACGATGGGTGACCAACAGGTTGGTTTTAAACTCTAGAAAAAGGGCGGACCTTTTAGAGGTAAGAAATACAGCTGCTCAAATGGCAAACACCAATACTGAGTCTACCATTCTACAGTTTCTAAAACGTTATACTGCACTATTAACACCGTTAATAGGTAAAATCATTGCATTTGCATTATGCtatttgaatgatgaaCTACACTATGACTTCGAAGTTGTGAAGTTCATTTCCAGAGGAAGATTTGACATAAAAAATATAGAAGGAGTGAGTTTACTACCTTGCAGAAGTAAGCAATTTGCTATTCTTGATGAAGGTGTACCTCAATCTAAGTATACACAGGACATCATAGAAGAGTTTGGTAATACTGAATATGGTGATGTTATGAcacaagaaacaaaaaaagcTTTCCCCATCATGATCTCATACCTACAGAATCCTCAGGTTCTTACCACCTTCTTGTTTCATTATTGGTACATTATACTTAATATACATCATGAGTCAGGGCTAAAAAAATTGGAACCAGAGAATTTCCCCGGTTGTCCTATAATTTCTCATATTTGctcaaattctttgaaggcAGACTTAGAAAGGCTTTCAAGGTTCATCAAGATCCAAGACAAACAAGACAAGCATGAGGCTGCACTTCTGAAAAATGCAACAACTTCGAATCCCAACCAAATTAATGTTGGTCGAGAGAAGATCATCAATTTTATCTTCACCAAGTTTCAAGTTGTCAGAATCATAGAATGCATCAGATCCTTAATAGGGTTCTTTCATAACACTTCTATGGATAAAAGTTTATTAATAAGCTTCTTTTCATACCAAGAAAAGCAGTTTTTAAACGCGTCTTCCGTTATATCAGCTTATGATTCATGGATGGCTAATATTATATTcaatataatatttcaGTTTTATACATTCCATTTTGACACACTCCCCAAATTTATCGAAGTTATGTCATGGAATGATTGGACTGATGGTATTTTTGGAACcttgaaaactttcaatGTTGATTCTCAATTAGTCGGTTTGTTGTGTCTCTTCAATGTGTGGAGTGTCATCCCTGTCACTCATCGTAAACGGGTGGTTACTACTATTATCGACGAGTTATGGAATCTACTGTCTGTTGATACTGACTTCCACATCATAAgcattctttttcataAATTACTCGTGTTCAAAATACTCCCGGATAAAGATCTTTCAACGGATCAGATTCATGCCATCAAACATAAATTCTATGCCATAAATAAAGAGGTTTGGCAAATTATTAACGTTTTGAACTGTGACTACACTGAATTAGTTGATGAGAAAACGGTATTATTTTTCCATACCAATAATAGGTTAATACTAGAGCGTCAAGAACCATTGTATGAAGAAGACCTCCTACTCGTAAGCCAGTGTATGCATGCAGAAgcaaataacaaaaatgtCAACAACACCGCATTGTTCAATAATATGTCACGGATGACCAATATCCGGCCGGGTGTTGTTATTCATAGAGGGAAATATCCCTTTGACGTGTCTGATGAGCTAGTAAGCAGAGCAGCTATAATGATCGCtcaaaaaaacaaaaataaaagagaGAATGGATCAATAAGAAACGATAGCTCTTCCAGCACATCAAGTCTCCACAGCAATGACACTGCAGAAAGTGAAAACTTGAAGCAGGAAAGTGGACCCAAATTTGGCTTTGGGGCTCTGTTGTCTAGTTTTTCGAAAAGTAAACCAGAACTACCTCCAAAGCCATCATCGGCAAGCAAAAGGAGGGATAGTGTAGCTTCAGGTAGCACAACAGATACCTTTGATACTCAAGAGATGATATCTATGTATAGCACCGTATCATCTGTTGCATCGACCTCATCAAGATCAGAATCTTCGGAGGACCTTTTGTACAAACTGTCACAGCAATCCCGATCTCATATCATAAACAATTCAGACACCGAAACTACTAAGAAACGGAAGCTTATGGCCCCACCTGAGTCAAAATTTAGCAAAGATATCGTACAGAAGCAACCCATCAGATATGTGTTCAAAACTGTAACGGTGAACTCTCAGGCCATACAAAGGAAGAACTTACTGGATAAAATCcaagatttcaataagAAGTGGGGAGTTAAAAGCACCAAACCCTATGATAAACCTTTACCGAATCCATTCGGCATCGCAAATGACACACTGCTAGATGGATTTGATTTTGACTCTCTAGCACCTACCATTGAGGAACTTCAGCAGTTGAATCTTGTTGAGGACTCTGTGACCAAGGTTTACGACAACGAAATCTCGaaggagaaagaaaatacGATCCCACAAATAGAACTCAATCAGCTTTTCGAAGGTGACACATTCACGGGATCGTCTGATATCATGGATGAAAAAATAATCAACCAGCAAGACTATAACCCTGTTACGGCTGTTGAAAggatgaaattgatcacTAGACTGACCAAGTTGATAAAAGTAATATACACTTTCAATCTTACTATGAAGGAATTTGTCGAGTTTGAGAAGGTTAACGGAAACAACCTTATTTACATGGAGTTAGACCCTGGTTTTTACCAAAACCATTCTTTGAACAAGGGCCTACTAGCAATATCAAATTATAAGTAG